A region from the Drosophila takahashii strain IR98-3 E-12201 chromosome 2L, DtakHiC1v2, whole genome shotgun sequence genome encodes:
- the LOC108054859 gene encoding uncharacterized protein → MAKTMTLWFLVVVTLNPTCLIKINSASMLLLLDRQNAEHDHSWAHLLPINFYSEMNQQYFRRFRRQAGVFGTGKRNQHPFEYARYV, encoded by the coding sequence ATGGCTAAGACGATGACGCTCTGGTTTCTGGTCGTGGTGACCTTAAATCCCACTTGTCTTATCAAAATCAATTCGGCATCAATGCTCTTGTTGTTGGACCGTCAGAATGCCGAACATGATCACAGTTGGGCCCACCTCCTTCCCATAAATTTCTACTCCGAAATGAACCAGCAGTACTTCAGAAGATTTCGCCGACAGGCTGGCGTATTTGGGACCGGAAAACGAAACCAACACCCCTTTGAATATGCTCGATATGTCTGA
- the Vm26Ab gene encoding vitelline membrane protein Vm26Ab: MAFNFGHLLIAGVLALSAVSSETIQLQPTQGILIPAPLAENIRVSRAAYGGYGAPAAPASYAAAPAAPSYSAPATPSYSAPAAPSYPAPAAPSYSAPAAPSYSAPAAPAYSAPSSIPSPQCPKNYLFSCQPSLQPVPCSAPAPSYGSAGAYSQYVPQYAVPFVREL, translated from the coding sequence ATGGCATTCAACTTTGGTCACCTTCTCATCGCCGGCGTCTTGGCCTTGTCCGCCGTGTCCTCGGAGACCATCCAGCTGCAGCCCACACAGGGCATCTTAATTCCTGCTCCTCTGGCTGAGAACATCCGTGTGTCGCGTGCTGCCTACGGCGGATACGGAGCTCCAGCTGCCCCAGCCTCCTACGCCGCCGCCCCTGCTGCCCCGTCATACTCGGCTCCAGCAACCCCGTCCTACTCGGCTCCAGCTGCCCCGTCCTACCCGGCTCCAGCTGCCCCGTCTTACTCCGCTCCCGCTGCCCCGTCTTACTCCGCTCCCGCTGCTCCTGCCTACTCAGCCCCGTCATCCATTCCGTCGCCGCAGTGCCCCAAGAACTACCTGTTCAGTTGCCAGCCCTCTCTTCAGCCCGTGCCGTGCAGTGCTCCGGCCCCCAGCTATGGATCCGCTGGCGCCTACTCGCAGTATGTGCCCCAGTACGCTGTACCGTTCGTCCGAGAATTGTAA